A genomic stretch from Astatotilapia calliptera chromosome 4, fAstCal1.2, whole genome shotgun sequence includes:
- the LOC113020024 gene encoding uncharacterized protein LOC113020024 isoform X1, producing MQTPPVENYTWFRIAAGDSVNVGHQPVFHPRDSDQYLCSVTNKHGSQNSSVVTLNIKKNWPMFWGYVLVIVTVAVVLIVTTFIAVRRLNKKQMRSPVESGEKESQNTGRVSRLSMCDDNQPQHQDQSEGETTEIVYAAVYFHNKRKPNAEQQKNTQSEDVIYSTVCRPVCAALNHPQNRQEAAGPIYASPKRKQPPYTEEGACLLKGSKF from the exons ATGCAAACCCCCCCCGTGGAGAATTATACGTGGTTCAGAATAGCTGCAGGTGATTCTGTAAATGTTGGACATCAGCCAGTGTTCCACCCTAGGGACAGTGACCAGTATTTATGCAGTGTCACCAACAAACACGGAAGTCAAAACTCTTCTGTTGtcactttaaacattaaaa AAAACTGGCCAATGTTTTGGGGATACGTACTTGTCATTGTAACAGTTGCTGTAGTTCTGATTGTGACCACTTTTATTGCTGTTAGAAG ACTTAACAAAAAGCAAATGAGGTCACCGGTGGAAAGTGGTGAGAAAGAATCGCAG AACACAGGTCGTGTCAGCAGGCTCTCAATGTGTGATGATAACCAACCACAACATCAGGATCAGAGTGAAGGAGAAACCACTGAAATCGTCTACGCGGCTGTTTACTTCCACAACAAAAGAAAGCCAAACGC GGAGCAGCAGAAGAACACCCAAAGTGAAGATGTCATTTACAGCACAGTTTGCAG ACCAGTTTGTGCAGCTTTGAACCACCCACAGAACCGACAGGAGGCAGCTGGCCCAATATATGCCTCGCCTAAAAGAAAGCAGCCTCCATATACTGAAGAGGGAGCCTGTTTGTTAAAGGGGTCAAAGTTCTAG
- the LOC113020024 gene encoding uncharacterized protein LOC113020024 isoform X2 — MFWGYVLVIVTVAVVLIVTTFIAVRRLNKKQMRSPVESGEKESQNTGRVSRLSMCDDNQPQHQDQSEGETTEIVYAAVYFHNKRKPNAEQQKNTQSEDVIYSTVCRPVCAALNHPQNRQEAAGPIYASPKRKQPPYTEEGACLLKGSKF, encoded by the exons ATGTTTTGGGGATACGTACTTGTCATTGTAACAGTTGCTGTAGTTCTGATTGTGACCACTTTTATTGCTGTTAGAAG ACTTAACAAAAAGCAAATGAGGTCACCGGTGGAAAGTGGTGAGAAAGAATCGCAG AACACAGGTCGTGTCAGCAGGCTCTCAATGTGTGATGATAACCAACCACAACATCAGGATCAGAGTGAAGGAGAAACCACTGAAATCGTCTACGCGGCTGTTTACTTCCACAACAAAAGAAAGCCAAACGC GGAGCAGCAGAAGAACACCCAAAGTGAAGATGTCATTTACAGCACAGTTTGCAG ACCAGTTTGTGCAGCTTTGAACCACCCACAGAACCGACAGGAGGCAGCTGGCCCAATATATGCCTCGCCTAAAAGAAAGCAGCCTCCATATACTGAAGAGGGAGCCTGTTTGTTAAAGGGGTCAAAGTTCTAG